A portion of the Syntrophorhabdaceae bacterium genome contains these proteins:
- the clpB gene encoding ATP-dependent chaperone ClpB: MNWEKLTIKAQEVVSEAQKKAESLGHQQIENEHLLYALVTQKEGIIKPLLDKLGANANAILNDLERELKKKPRVEGSAQVYISTALKRATDIAFEEAARLKDEYVSTEHLLIGITEVKEGYASQILKNNGVTKDSIYAVLKDIRGTQRITDQAPEEKYQALQRYCRDLTEEARKGKLDPVIGRDEEVRRVMQVLSRRTKNNPVVIGEPGVGKTAIVEGLAQRIISGDIPETLKNKRVLSLDLGALLAGAKYRGEFEDRLKAVLKEIDEAAGTVILFIDELHTIVGAGGAQGAVDASNMLKPALARGDLRCIGATTLDEYRKYIEKDAALERRFQPVYVGEPSVEETIAILRGLKEKYELHHGVRIKDSALIAAATLSHRYITDRFLPDKAIDLIDESSSRLRMEIDSVPTEIDEVERKIIQVQIEIEALKKEKDEASKDRKKKLEEELKGLKAEVGEKRKHWEKEKALIMGIGEVKEKIDRARTEADELERKGDFGKVAEIRYGRISALEQELQAKNKELVELQKSRKMLKEEVDEEDIARVVSKWTGIPVSKMLEGEMEKLVTMEDRIHLRVIGQEEAIEAVSSTIRRARAGLQDPNRPLGSFLFLGPTGVGKTELARALAEFLFDDEQAIVRIDMSEFMEKHSVSRLIGAPPGYVGYEEGGYLTEAVRRRPYSIILLDEVEKAHPEVFNVLLQVLDDGRLTDGQGRTVDFKNAVIIMTSNIGSQWIADLTDKDYDEMKRRVSEAVKTHFKPEFINRIDDIIIFKSLSAENIKEIVKLQLNYLTKRAAERNIELKYTEKLKEMIAKEGYDPAYGARPLKRIIQKKIQDALALMILKGEVKDGQKITIDANAKGEVVFK, from the coding sequence ATGAACTGGGAAAAATTGACCATAAAGGCTCAGGAGGTCGTGTCTGAAGCCCAGAAGAAGGCGGAATCGCTGGGCCATCAGCAGATCGAAAACGAGCACCTTCTCTACGCGCTTGTTACGCAGAAGGAAGGGATAATAAAACCATTGCTTGATAAGCTCGGCGCAAACGCCAATGCCATCCTCAATGATCTTGAACGGGAGCTGAAGAAAAAACCCCGCGTTGAAGGCTCGGCGCAGGTCTATATCTCGACGGCATTGAAGCGCGCCACTGACATTGCCTTCGAAGAGGCAGCGCGCCTGAAAGACGAATACGTCAGCACAGAGCATCTCCTTATCGGAATTACCGAGGTCAAGGAGGGTTATGCCTCACAGATCCTGAAAAATAACGGCGTTACCAAGGACAGTATCTACGCGGTGCTTAAGGATATACGGGGCACCCAGCGCATCACTGACCAGGCGCCGGAAGAAAAATACCAGGCACTCCAGAGGTACTGCCGTGACCTGACGGAAGAGGCGCGGAAGGGAAAGCTCGACCCTGTCATCGGCCGTGATGAAGAGGTGCGGAGGGTCATGCAGGTGCTCTCCAGGAGGACCAAGAATAACCCTGTCGTTATCGGTGAGCCGGGCGTAGGAAAGACAGCTATCGTTGAAGGTCTTGCGCAGCGGATTATCAGCGGCGACATACCTGAGACCCTGAAGAACAAGCGGGTGCTTTCCCTTGACCTGGGGGCATTGCTCGCAGGCGCAAAATACAGGGGAGAATTTGAGGACAGGCTCAAAGCGGTGCTCAAAGAGATCGATGAGGCCGCAGGCACGGTGATCCTTTTTATCGATGAGCTCCATACGATCGTTGGGGCAGGAGGCGCGCAGGGCGCCGTGGACGCGTCGAATATGCTGAAACCGGCGTTGGCACGCGGTGACCTCCGGTGTATCGGCGCCACGACCCTTGACGAATACAGAAAATATATTGAGAAGGACGCCGCCCTCGAGAGAAGGTTTCAGCCTGTCTATGTCGGTGAACCGTCGGTAGAAGAGACGATCGCGATCCTCCGGGGTTTGAAGGAAAAATATGAGCTTCACCACGGTGTACGGATAAAGGACTCTGCCCTCATCGCGGCCGCCACCCTGTCGCACAGGTACATCACGGACAGGTTCCTCCCCGACAAGGCGATAGACCTCATCGACGAATCATCGTCAAGGCTGAGAATGGAGATCGACAGCGTACCCACGGAGATCGATGAGGTTGAGCGTAAGATCATCCAGGTTCAGATAGAGATCGAGGCGCTCAAGAAGGAAAAGGACGAGGCATCGAAAGACAGAAAGAAGAAGCTCGAAGAAGAGCTGAAAGGGCTGAAGGCAGAGGTTGGCGAAAAGAGGAAACACTGGGAAAAGGAAAAGGCTCTCATAATGGGCATCGGGGAGGTCAAGGAAAAGATCGACCGCGCCAGGACCGAGGCAGATGAACTTGAGCGAAAAGGCGATTTCGGAAAGGTCGCGGAGATACGCTACGGGAGAATATCCGCGCTTGAGCAGGAGCTGCAGGCCAAGAACAAGGAACTTGTCGAGCTCCAAAAAAGCAGGAAGATGCTCAAGGAAGAGGTTGACGAAGAGGACATTGCAAGGGTCGTCTCGAAATGGACCGGCATCCCTGTGTCGAAGATGCTTGAGGGTGAGATGGAAAAGCTCGTCACCATGGAAGACCGTATCCACCTGCGCGTCATAGGCCAGGAAGAGGCGATAGAAGCGGTTTCAAGCACTATACGCCGCGCGCGGGCAGGGCTGCAGGATCCCAATAGGCCTCTCGGCTCTTTCCTCTTTCTGGGACCGACCGGCGTAGGCAAGACAGAGCTTGCGCGGGCACTCGCTGAATTCCTCTTTGACGACGAGCAGGCAATCGTCCGCATTGACATGAGCGAATTCATGGAAAAGCACTCTGTGTCAAGGCTCATAGGAGCGCCGCCGGGATATGTGGGCTACGAAGAGGGCGGCTACCTCACCGAGGCCGTCAGGAGAAGACCCTATTCCATCATCCTCCTCGATGAGGTGGAAAAGGCGCACCCCGAAGTCTTTAATGTCCTCCTCCAGGTGCTCGACGACGGAAGACTGACGGACGGCCAGGGCAGGACTGTGGATTTCAAGAATGCCGTCATCATCATGACATCCAACATCGGCAGCCAGTGGATCGCAGACCTCACCGATAAAGATTACGATGAGATGAAGCGGCGGGTCTCCGAGGCGGTGAAGACACATTTCAAGCCTGAGTTCATCAACAGGATCGACGACATCATCATATTCAAGTCCCTTTCCGCGGAAAACATCAAAGAGATCGTAAAACTCCAGCTCAATTATCTCACGAAGCGGGCAGCAGAGAGAAATATTGAGCTCAAGTATACTGAAAAGCTCAAAGAGATGATCGCGAAGGAAGGCTACGACCCGGCCTACGGGGCTCGCCCCCTGAAACGGATCATCCAGAAGAAGATACAGGACGCCCTCGCCCTGATGATACTGAAAGGTGAGGTAAAAGACGGGCAGAAGATCACCATCGACGCCAACGCGAAAGGGGAAGTGGTGTTCAAGTGA
- a CDS encoding DUF262 domain-containing protein, whose amino-acid sequence MSSSDLDIKFSTLGIGQVLNQNNLAVPVNQRSYAWERKHVETLLQDLAGAMAAPDESIYFLGTIVLTHGSGDRLEVSDGQQRLATISILIAAIRDYLSNRSNGEKQAANKYTSKYLLEYDEHEGDYIPKLKMNYRDNELFKRNVLHPLEDTKVECIYSSHDRIMEAKQVVQDYVQKIVAPFGESEKSKALYKWVEFVTSRAIVIVIKAPNSINAYKMFETLNDRGLKASQVDILKNFLFGTAAKRLDEIQSKWDAMINVIQNIGDDELTLNHIRHSWIAKNGPTVERDLAKSIQDTIGNMQQAIDIVSYFESSANYYVALLTPLEHPIWTKYGQTTRYHIHIITQVLKIEQIRPLMLAIAFNFCEDEAKKAFKLLLSISVRFLIYGISGSGGLEKNYGTLAKEISDGIITKTDQIIPKMTVNVPTDQAFEDAFKVNNVTKIALARYYLRAIEAYKRKEPNPEYGGVDDTIRYTLEHIMPLKLTAEWKISPEIASAYQRRLGNMVLLNPAVNVEIGNGSFPEKKKVFKDQTILTTQEISKITGLDWGSTQINERQIQLASVAPRIWSIKA is encoded by the coding sequence ATGAGTAGCTCTGATTTAGATATAAAGTTTAGTACTTTGGGTATTGGGCAAGTCTTGAATCAAAATAATCTTGCTGTACCAGTGAACCAACGGTCGTATGCATGGGAGAGGAAGCACGTAGAAACTCTGTTACAGGATTTGGCCGGAGCAATGGCCGCTCCCGATGAGTCTATATATTTTCTTGGCACTATAGTATTAACTCACGGTTCAGGTGATCGCTTAGAAGTATCAGATGGACAGCAGCGGTTAGCTACAATTTCCATACTCATTGCAGCCATTAGGGATTATCTATCTAATCGCAGCAACGGAGAAAAACAGGCGGCAAACAAATATACAAGCAAATATCTTCTCGAATATGATGAGCATGAAGGTGATTATATTCCAAAGCTGAAAATGAATTATCGAGACAACGAACTATTTAAAAGAAATGTACTTCATCCACTAGAGGATACAAAGGTAGAATGTATTTATAGTTCACATGACAGAATCATGGAGGCTAAACAGGTTGTTCAAGACTATGTACAAAAAATCGTGGCTCCATTCGGAGAAAGCGAAAAATCAAAGGCGTTATATAAATGGGTAGAATTTGTTACATCCCGTGCAATAGTAATTGTGATCAAGGCTCCAAATTCTATTAATGCATATAAGATGTTTGAAACATTGAATGACAGAGGATTAAAGGCTTCCCAAGTTGATATTCTTAAAAATTTTCTGTTCGGAACAGCCGCTAAAAGACTTGATGAAATTCAAAGTAAATGGGACGCAATGATTAATGTCATTCAAAATATTGGAGATGATGAATTGACGCTAAATCACATTAGGCATTCTTGGATTGCCAAAAACGGCCCAACGGTAGAACGAGACTTAGCTAAAAGCATTCAAGACACAATCGGCAACATGCAACAAGCAATCGATATTGTGTCTTACTTTGAAAGTTCCGCTAATTATTATGTGGCACTATTAACACCCCTTGAACATCCAATCTGGACAAAGTATGGACAGACGACAAGATATCACATACACATTATTACTCAGGTTTTGAAGATAGAACAAATTCGTCCGTTAATGCTCGCCATAGCATTCAATTTTTGTGAAGACGAGGCTAAGAAGGCGTTTAAATTACTCCTATCTATATCCGTTAGATTTTTAATCTACGGGATATCTGGTTCTGGGGGACTAGAAAAAAATTATGGAACGTTAGCAAAAGAAATATCAGACGGAATAATAACAAAAACAGATCAAATTATTCCCAAAATGACGGTTAATGTGCCAACAGATCAAGCCTTCGAGGATGCTTTTAAGGTTAACAACGTCACCAAAATAGCGTTAGCACGGTATTACTTGCGTGCAATAGAAGCATATAAGAGAAAAGAACCAAATCCTGAATATGGAGGGGTTGATGATACGATAAGATATACCCTTGAGCACATCATGCCTTTAAAATTAACAGCAGAATGGAAGATATCACCAGAGATCGCATCTGCATACCAAAGACGCCTTGGCAATATGGTTTTATTGAACCCCGCAGTAAATGTTGAAATAGGCAACGGTTCTTTTCCAGAAAAGAAGAAGGTATTTAAGGATCAGACAATACTTACAACACAAGAGATAAGTAAAATAACAGGTCTTGATTGGGGGTCAACGCAAATAAACGAGAGACAAATACAGCTAGCAAGCGTAGCTCCTAGAATATGGTCAATCAAAGCATGA
- a CDS encoding N-6 DNA methylase → MIKSYIKSLLDVANRGDAREESYYSTLEDLLNGYAESADKRKVHITTLPKKTEAGNPDFRIWDGKHHIVGYIEAKDPKVENLDHIESTEQLKRYLHTFPNLILTNFYEFRLYRNGTLIDRVQIGRPFIAHRLKMTPPVEKEPEFYGLLERFFAFSLPEVHDAKSLAIELAKRTRFLRDEVIAEQLVEEERKKSGYILGFYEAFKQYLIKDLSTKDFADLYSQTITYGLFAARSRSDNSFNRKLAYDYIPHTIGILRDIFHFVSIGDLPKEMEWIIDDIAEVLAVTNVNAILHKYFHEGKGKDPIVHFYETFLAEYDPATREKRGVYYTPEPVVSYIVRSLHHILKEHFNKPDGFASDKVTVLDPAAGTLTFLAEASKLAVEEFTAKYGSGKKEGFIKEHILKNFYAFELMMAPYAIGHLKMSFLLEELGCKLQDDDRVKLYLTNTLEMEDLPESQLPGTASLSEESHLAGKVKKEQPILVIMGNPPYSYDSSNIGKWIAQEIKFYYKVDGKSLNEKNPKGLQDDYVKFIRFAQWKIDQAGEGLLGFITNHGYLDNPTFRGMRQSLMNSFDEIYVLDLHGNSLKKEKCPDGSKDENVFDIKQGVAIMLCIKKKSGKKEHKVYHAEIWGTWENKYNWLLLNDIRTIEWDQLTPKSEFYLFYKRNVNFLTDYNQWLKITEVFVEYSTGMFTARDNLSIKLDRNEAWTTILNFSKLDRELARSAYKLGQDSTEWTVELAQKDLIESGLDQNKIVPILYRPFDIRHTYYTGKARGFHSRPRKKIMQHMFQENIGLITNRQVIGSFKHILCSNVIINDCTVSLETKERSYLFPLYLYPDSEKTTSNPKKRAFSSTMMLFEPEAGYEVRKPNFAPGFVEALTTHFKKTPDPETIFFYIYAVLYSNIYRTKYAEFLKIDFPRIPFTKDLGLFTKMAGHGKELVDLHLLKTPELDSPIAKFQGKGNDKVEKIGYDTKEGRVSINPSQYFEGVPDEVWQYQVGGYQVCEKWLKDRKGRTLSLDDTKHYSKIVTSLQKTIAIQKEIDLIYPAVEENTIKFEKGK, encoded by the coding sequence TTGATTAAGTCCTACATAAAATCACTGCTCGATGTTGCCAACCGGGGAGATGCGAGAGAGGAGAGTTATTATTCCACTCTTGAAGATCTGTTGAACGGCTACGCTGAATCTGCTGATAAACGGAAGGTCCACATTACAACACTTCCGAAAAAGACCGAGGCAGGCAACCCTGACTTCAGGATCTGGGACGGCAAACACCATATAGTCGGCTACATCGAGGCAAAAGACCCGAAGGTTGAGAACCTCGATCATATCGAATCAACAGAGCAACTCAAACGCTACCTCCATACATTCCCCAACCTGATACTGACCAATTTCTATGAGTTCAGGCTTTACCGGAACGGTACGCTCATTGACAGGGTCCAAATCGGCAGACCCTTTATCGCGCATCGGCTCAAAATGACCCCGCCTGTCGAGAAGGAGCCTGAGTTCTATGGGCTCCTTGAAAGGTTCTTTGCTTTTTCACTTCCTGAGGTGCACGATGCAAAGAGTCTGGCGATAGAGCTGGCGAAAAGGACGAGGTTCCTGAGAGACGAGGTGATTGCCGAACAACTCGTCGAAGAAGAACGTAAGAAGAGCGGCTACATACTCGGTTTCTACGAGGCATTCAAGCAGTACCTGATAAAAGACCTGTCAACGAAGGATTTTGCCGACCTCTACTCGCAGACGATCACATATGGGCTATTTGCTGCCCGGAGCCGTTCCGACAACAGCTTCAACAGGAAACTTGCCTATGATTATATACCCCATACAATCGGCATTTTGAGGGATATCTTTCACTTTGTCTCCATCGGCGATCTGCCGAAGGAGATGGAATGGATCATCGATGATATTGCCGAAGTCCTTGCCGTAACAAACGTCAACGCCATCCTCCATAAATATTTTCATGAGGGCAAGGGCAAAGACCCGATCGTCCATTTCTATGAGACCTTCCTTGCCGAATATGACCCTGCCACACGGGAGAAGAGAGGGGTTTACTATACGCCTGAGCCGGTGGTCTCTTACATTGTCCGTTCGCTCCACCATATCCTGAAAGAGCATTTCAATAAGCCCGACGGTTTTGCAAGCGACAAGGTCACTGTTCTGGACCCTGCCGCGGGGACGCTCACCTTTCTTGCCGAGGCGAGTAAGCTGGCCGTAGAGGAATTTACCGCAAAATACGGCAGCGGCAAGAAAGAAGGTTTTATCAAAGAACACATCCTTAAAAATTTCTATGCCTTTGAACTTATGATGGCGCCATATGCTATTGGACACCTGAAGATGTCCTTTCTTCTTGAAGAACTCGGCTGCAAACTACAAGACGATGATAGAGTCAAACTCTATCTCACCAATACCCTCGAGATGGAGGACCTGCCTGAAAGCCAGTTGCCCGGCACTGCCTCACTCTCCGAAGAATCCCACCTCGCAGGGAAAGTAAAAAAGGAACAGCCAATCCTGGTAATTATGGGTAATCCGCCGTATTCCTATGATTCCTCAAATATAGGAAAATGGATCGCACAGGAAATAAAATTTTATTACAAGGTTGATGGAAAAAGTCTTAATGAAAAGAATCCCAAGGGTTTACAGGATGATTATGTAAAATTTATCCGTTTTGCCCAGTGGAAGATAGACCAGGCTGGTGAGGGGCTTTTAGGGTTTATCACAAATCACGGCTATCTCGATAATCCTACATTCAGAGGGATGCGCCAGTCTTTGATGAATAGTTTTGATGAAATTTATGTTCTTGACCTTCACGGTAACAGTTTAAAAAAGGAGAAATGCCCTGATGGTTCTAAAGATGAAAATGTTTTTGACATCAAGCAGGGTGTTGCGATCATGCTGTGTATAAAAAAGAAAAGTGGAAAAAAAGAACACAAAGTGTATCACGCAGAGATTTGGGGTACTTGGGAAAATAAATATAATTGGCTCCTCTTGAATGACATTAGGACTATTGAATGGGATCAATTGACACCAAAATCAGAGTTTTATTTGTTTTATAAAAGAAATGTTAACTTTTTAACGGATTATAACCAATGGTTAAAAATAACGGAAGTGTTTGTTGAATATAGTACGGGGATGTTTACTGCTAGAGATAATTTATCAATTAAGTTGGACAGGAATGAAGCATGGACTACAATTTTGAATTTTTCAAAACTTGACAGAGAGCTGGCACGTTCAGCGTATAAACTTGGCCAAGATAGTACTGAATGGACGGTTGAATTAGCACAAAAAGATTTAATTGAGAGCGGATTAGATCAGAATAAGATTGTCCCTATTCTTTACAGGCCTTTTGATATTAGGCATACTTACTATACTGGTAAAGCGAGAGGTTTTCACTCAAGACCGAGAAAAAAGATAATGCAACACATGTTTCAGGAAAATATTGGATTAATAACTAATCGGCAAGTCATCGGCAGTTTCAAACATATACTTTGTTCTAACGTGATTATAAATGATTGCACTGTTTCTTTGGAAACCAAGGAAAGATCCTACCTTTTTCCACTATATCTTTATCCTGATTCCGAAAAAACAACAAGTAACCCAAAAAAACGAGCTTTCAGCAGCACCATGATGCTTTTTGAACCGGAGGCTGGGTATGAAGTGCGGAAGCCTAATTTTGCTCCCGGATTCGTTGAGGCATTGACGACACATTTTAAGAAGACACCTGATCCTGAAACAATCTTCTTTTACATCTATGCGGTCCTTTACTCCAACATCTACCGCACGAAATACGCTGAATTTCTAAAGATAGATTTTCCGAGGATTCCCTTTACGAAAGATCTCGGGCTGTTTACAAAGATGGCGGGGCACGGGAAGGAACTTGTTGACCTTCACCTCCTTAAAACGCCGGAGCTTGACTCGCCTATAGCCAAATTCCAGGGCAAGGGGAACGACAAGGTCGAAAAGATCGGCTATGACACGAAAGAGGGCAGGGTCTCTATCAATCCGTCCCAGTATTTTGAAGGTGTTCCCGATGAGGTCTGGCAGTACCAGGTCGGCGGCTACCAGGTCTGCGAAAAATGGCTGAAAGACCGGAAAGGAAGAACCCTATCGCTCGACGATACTAAACATTACTCCAAGATTGTCACATCCCTCCAGAAAACAATAGCAATCCAGAAAGAGATCGACTTAATCTATCCGGCTGTCGAAGAAAATACTATCAAGTTTGAAAAAGGAAAGTAG